CAACGGGGCTGGTATGGCAGCTTCGTTCCAGTTTCAACCTTCACGGCCTTCGCAAGCGCTGCGCTGCTGGTGTTCGTCCTTGAAAGCAGCCTGACGGCCGAAGCCATGTCCGGTTGGGGCTGGCGCGTACCATTCCTTGTGGCTGCGCCTCTCGGCCTGATCGGGCTCTACCTGCGGTGGCGACTGGAAGAAACACCCGCGTTCCAAGCCATGTCGTCGGAGAAGAAATCGGAAGGTCACTCCAAGCTTGCCGATACGCTGCGTGATCAGGGATCATCCATTCTTCGCCTTGGCGCATTCATCTCCCTGACCGCGCTCTCATTCTATACGTTCACGACCTACTTCGCGACCTATCTTCAAGTTGTCGGGAATCTCACGCGACCGCAGGCCCTTCTGGTGTCGACGGTTGCACTTCTTTTTGCCGCTGCTTGTTGCCCCGCTGCCGGAGCGTTCACGGACCGAGTGGGGCGGCGCAAAACCGTAGCAGCCATTGGCGGATGGGTGGTGCTTACCGTCCTTCCTGCTTTCTGGCTCGCCACCTCGGGTTCACTCCCACTTGCAATCTTAGGAGTGCTCCTTCTGGCCGTAGGCGCTCTCGCCAGCGGCGTCGTAACGGCGGCTCTGTTGTCGGAAACCTTTCCGACACGCACGCGGTACACCGCCTCTGCCCTGACCTACAACGTTTCCTATACGATCTTCGGCGGCACGGCTCCCTTGATGGCCACCTGGCTGATCGGGACGACCGGCAACAATCTGGCGCCTGCTTTCTATCTCATGGCAATCGCAGTGCTCGCTTTGATCGGTGGATTGGCCCTGCCCGAGACCTACCGCATCTCCTTGATGCAGGACGACGGCAGGCGTGATGGCGATACAAGTTTGCGCATCGCCAC
This genomic interval from Bradyrhizobium sp. CB82 contains the following:
- a CDS encoding MFS transporter; this translates as MTVVLTYQDNRVPASTLRKVVSAAAIGNFVEWFDFAVYGFLATVIASQFFPSSDVSLGLLKTFGVFAVAFGMRPLGGVFFGILGDKLGRKSILSLTILLMAGATTFIGLLPSHAAIGVMAPVLLTVLRCVQGFSAGGEYAGSVAYVMEHAPRDQRGWYGSFVPVSTFTAFASAALLVFVLESSLTAEAMSGWGWRVPFLVAAPLGLIGLYLRWRLEETPAFQAMSSEKKSEGHSKLADTLRDQGSSILRLGAFISLTALSFYTFTTYFATYLQVVGNLTRPQALLVSTVALLFAAACCPAAGAFTDRVGRRKTVAAIGGWVVLTVLPAFWLATSGSLPLAILGVLLLAVGALASGVVTAALLSETFPTRTRYTASALTYNVSYTIFGGTAPLMATWLIGTTGNNLAPAFYLMAIAVLALIGGLALPETYRISLMQDDGRRDGDTSLRIATRNSAA